Proteins from a single region of Dehalococcoidia bacterium:
- a CDS encoding ammonium transporter: MSIPSWPTLWTGVLATEVSAGDTAWVLTSIGLVLLMTPALAFFYGGLVRGKNLLGTITQSFVVIALISVQWVLWGYTLAFGPDKGGIIGGLEWFGLNGVGFEPNPAYAATIPHQAFMAFQMMFAIITPALISGAFAERMKFRTFLVFILLWSTLVYDPLAHWVWGNGGWLHKLGALDFAGGVVVHISSGVAALTAAIVFGKRLGFGKEAMEPNNIPFIILGAGLLWFGWFGFNAGSALSAGGLAVNALIVTNTAGAIGALTWMTLTWLFGGKPSVVGMATGAVVGLAAITPASGYVTAMAAIIIGMSAGILCFLACRLRARWGLDDSLDVWGCHGIGGTFGVLATGLFATKLINSAGADGLFYGNPNQFLIQILAVAVTWVFSFVMTWIILKVLDALMGLRVSENEETRGLDLAQHGETAYAD, encoded by the coding sequence ATGTCCATTCCGTCCTGGCCGACCCTCTGGACGGGCGTCTTGGCAACCGAGGTCAGCGCAGGCGACACCGCGTGGGTGCTGACCTCCATCGGCCTGGTGTTGCTGATGACACCCGCTCTCGCCTTTTTTTACGGGGGCCTGGTGCGCGGAAAAAACCTCCTGGGCACTATCACGCAGAGCTTCGTGGTCATTGCGCTTATCAGCGTCCAGTGGGTCCTGTGGGGCTACACCCTGGCCTTCGGCCCCGACAAGGGAGGCATCATCGGCGGGCTGGAGTGGTTTGGGCTGAACGGCGTGGGGTTTGAGCCTAACCCGGCCTATGCGGCGACCATTCCTCACCAGGCCTTCATGGCCTTCCAGATGATGTTCGCCATCATCACACCCGCTCTGATCTCCGGGGCCTTCGCCGAGCGCATGAAGTTCAGGACTTTCCTCGTGTTTATCCTCCTCTGGTCCACGCTGGTCTACGACCCGCTCGCACACTGGGTCTGGGGCAACGGCGGCTGGTTGCACAAACTTGGCGCACTCGACTTCGCGGGCGGTGTCGTTGTCCACATCAGTTCGGGCGTCGCCGCTTTGACCGCGGCTATTGTCTTCGGCAAGCGCCTTGGATTCGGCAAGGAGGCAATGGAGCCGAACAACATCCCCTTTATAATTCTGGGCGCGGGACTACTCTGGTTCGGCTGGTTCGGATTCAATGCAGGCAGCGCCCTCTCGGCGGGCGGACTCGCCGTCAACGCCCTCATTGTGACCAACACCGCGGGAGCTATTGGAGCTCTGACGTGGATGACCCTGACCTGGCTCTTTGGCGGCAAGCCGAGCGTGGTAGGCATGGCGACCGGCGCCGTGGTCGGCCTTGCGGCCATCACCCCCGCGTCCGGCTATGTGACGGCCATGGCGGCTATCATCATCGGCATGAGCGCGGGCATCCTTTGCTTCCTGGCCTGCCGTCTGCGCGCCAGATGGGGGCTCGACGACTCGCTGGACGTCTGGGGATGCCATGGGATCGGCGGCACATTTGGAGTTCTGGCCACGGGCCTCTTTGCCACCAAGCTGATTAACAGCGCTGGCGCCGACGGCCTCTTCTACGGGAATCCTAACCAGTTCCTCATCCAGATCCTGGCTGTCGCCGTCACCTGGGTTTTCTCGTTCGTCATGACCTGGATTATTCTGAAGGTCCTTGACGCTCTCATGGGCCTGCGCGTCTCTGAAAACGAGGAGACGCGAGGGCTTGATCTCGCGCAGCACGGCGAGACAGCGTACGCCGATTAG
- a CDS encoding DsrE family protein yields the protein MAKILAVATHATDDPTKCTLAFITAVGALGGGKEVTIVLVGEGVYVAKAAIAKTVHGVGFPPLPELIDKVVKGNVPVFV from the coding sequence ATGGCCAAGATACTGGCAGTCGCCACGCACGCGACGGACGATCCAACCAAGTGTACCTTAGCGTTCATTACCGCAGTGGGGGCTTTAGGCGGCGGCAAGGAGGTTACGATCGTCCTCGTTGGAGAAGGGGTCTATGTGGCAAAGGCGGCGATCGCGAAGACGGTTCATGGTGTCGGCTTCCCACCGCTCCCCGAGCTGATCGACAAGGTGGTTAAAGGGAATGTCCCGGTGTTTGTCTGA
- a CDS encoding sulfurtransferase TusA family protein produces MGAEKIERRLDLRGKVCPGPTFDTRMTLNEMAAGELLQVVTDYYPAKQTIPMLMRELGYPCELIDGDKPVFRFIIQKV; encoded by the coding sequence ATGGGAGCCGAGAAGATTGAGCGTCGCCTTGATCTCCGGGGCAAGGTCTGCCCCGGTCCGACGTTTGATACGCGCATGACCCTCAACGAAATGGCTGCAGGGGAACTGCTCCAGGTCGTGACAGACTACTACCCTGCCAAACAGACGATCCCGATGCTCATGCGAGAACTGGGATATCCCTGTGAGCTCATCGACGGAGACAAACCTGTCTTCCGGTTCATCATTCAGAAGGTCTAG